From Erigeron canadensis isolate Cc75 chromosome 8, C_canadensis_v1, whole genome shotgun sequence, one genomic window encodes:
- the LOC122610071 gene encoding SKP1-like protein 1B produces MAAENKSLVLKSSDGETFEVDEAVALQSQTIKHMVEDDCADNAIPLPNVTSQILSKVIEYCKKHVENKADEDKPADDDLKSFDAEFVKVDQGTLFDLILAANYLNIKSLLDLTCQTVADMIKGKTPEEIRKTFNIKNDFTPEEEEEVRRENAWAFE; encoded by the exons ATGGCCGCAGAAAACAAATCGTTAGTTTTGAAGAGCTCTGATGGCGAGACCTTTGAGGTAGATGAGGCCGTCGCTCTCCAGTCCCAAACCATAAAACATATGGTGGAGGACGATTGCGCTGATAACGCCATCCCTTTGCCTAATGTGACCAGTCAGATCTTGTCTAAAGTGATCGAGTATTGTAAAAAGCACGTTGAAAACAAAGCTGACGAGGACAAGCCTGCTGATGACGATTTGAAATCTTTTGATGCTGAATTCGTTAAAGTCGACCAGGGCACTCTCTTTGATCTCATCTTG GCTGCTAACTATCTGAACATTAAGAGTTTGCTGGACCTGACCTGCCAAACAGTGGCGGACATGATCAAAGGCAAGACCCCTGAGGAGATTCGCAAGACGTTCAACATCAAAAATGACTTTACCCctgaagaagaggaggaggttCGTCGTGAGAATGCCTGGGCTTTTGAATGA
- the LOC122610072 gene encoding SKP1-like protein 1B encodes MAAEKKSIVLKSSDGETFEVDEAVAELSQTIKHMIDDQCADTAIPLPNVTSKILSKVIEYCKKHVEHKADEDKPADDDLKTFDADFVKVEQGTLFDLILAANYLNIKELLDLTCQTVADMIKGKTPDEIRKTFNIKNDYTPEEEEEVRRENAWAFE; translated from the exons atGGCCGCAGAAAAGAAGTCGATAGTTTTGAAGAGCTCCGATGGCGAGACTTTTGAGGTCGATGAGGCCGTCGCTGAGTTGTCGCAAACCATAAAGCATATGATCGACGATCAATGCGCCGATACCGCCATCCCTTTGCCTAATGTGACCAGTAAGATCTTGTCCAAAGTGATTGAGTATTGTAAAAAGCACGTTGAACACAAAGCTGACGAGGACAAGCCTGCTGATGACGATCTGAAAACTTTTGATGCTGATTTCGTTAAAGTCGAACAGGGCACTCTCTTTGATCTTATCTtg GCTGCCAACTATCTGAACATCAAGGAGTTATTGGACCTGACCTGCCAAACTGTAGCCGATATGATCAAAGGTAAGACTCCAGATGAGATTCGGAAGACATTCAACATCAAGAATGATTACACCCctgaagaggaggaggaggttcGCCGTGAGAATGCCTGGGCTTTTGAATGA
- the LOC122611170 gene encoding glycerate dehydrogenase — MAKPVSIEVWNPSGKYRVVSTKSMPGTRWINLLVQQDCRVEICTEKKTILSEEDIIALIGNKCDGVIGQLTENWGETLFSALSKAGGKAFSNMAVGYNNVDVDAATKYGVAVGNTPGVLTETTAELAASLSLAASRRIVEADGFMRAGLYDGWLPHLFVGNLLKGQTVGVIGAGRIGSAYARMMIEGFKMNLIYYDLYQATRLEKFVTAYGQFLKASGEQPVTWKRASSMDEVLQEADVISLHPILDKTTYHLINKERLSKMKKEAILINCSRGPVVDEEALVEHLKHNPMFRVGLDVFEDEPYMKPGLADMKNAVVVPHIASASKWTREGMATLAALNVLGKIKGYPTWSNPNQVEPFLDENSPPPAASPSIVNAKALGLPVAKL, encoded by the exons ATGGCAAAACCAGTTTCAATTGAAGTTTGGAATCCTAGTGGCAAATACAGAGTTGTCAGCACCAAATCCATGCCCGGTACTCGTTGGATTAATTTGTTGGTCCAACAAGATTGTCGTGTTGAA ATATGCACAGAGAAGAAAACGATATTGTCTGAGGAAGATATCATTGCTTTGATTGGAAATAAGTGCGATGGAGTCATCGGTCAG TTGACAGAAAATTGGGGAGAGACATTGTTTTCGGCTTTGAGCAAAGCGGGAGGAAAAGCTTTCAGCAACATGGCTGTGGGTTACAACAATGTTGATGTCGACGCAGCAACCAAGTATGGTGTTGCTGTTGGAAACACTCCT GGCGTGCTTACAGAGACTACAGCAGAGTTAGCAGCATCACTATCTCTTGCTGCTTCAAGAAGAATAGTCGAAGCTGATGGGTTCATGAGGGCTGGCTTGTATGATGGATGGCTTCCTCATTT GTTTGTGGGAAATTTGCTTAAAGGACAAACTGTTGGTGTGATTGGAGCTGGTCGTATTGGATCTGCTTATGCTAGAATGATG ATTGAAGGGTTCAAGATGAATCTAATCTATTACGATCTCTACCAAGCTACACGTCTAGAGAAGTTTGTTACAG CTTATGGTCAGTTCTTGAAAGCCAGCGGCGAACAACCTGTTACCTGGAAACGGGCATCATCAATGGATGAGGTTCTTCAAGAAGCCGATGTT ATAAGTCTACATCCAATATTGGACAAAACAACTTATCATCTCATCAACAAAGAAAGGCTTTCGAAGATGAAGAAA GAAGCAATCTTAATAAACTGCAGTCGAGGACCTGTGGTTGATGAAGAAGCTCTTGTCGAGCATTTGAAACATAACCCCATGTTCCGAGTTGGTCTTGATGTTTTTGAGGATGAGCCTTACATGAAACCTGGCCTAGCTGACATGAAAAATGCCGTTGTTGTGCCTCATATAGCTTCGGCATCAAAG TGGACTCGTGAAGGAATGGCCACACTTGCTGCCTTAAACGTATTG GGAAAAATAAAAGGGTATCCAACATGGTCAAACCCGAACCAAGTAGAGCCCTTTTTGGATGAGAACTCACCACCCCCGGCAGCATCCCCGAGCATTGTCAATGCGAAAGCACTAG GTCTCCCTGTTGCAAAGCTCTAA
- the LOC122611152 gene encoding WD-40 repeat-containing protein MSI3-like, with protein sequence MANEEEGGSGEDYQLEEEFNVWRKNTPFLYDLVISHSLEWPSLTVQWLPSPPSLYDNGSFAVHKLILGTHTSDDCPNFLLVAEAHLPVNPSSALETNLDNHRIPKIEVIQKIHVDGEVNRARCMPQIPSIVAAKTSSSEVYVFDSTKQPLDHEGGSCNPDVKLRGHDKEGYGLSWNPFKEGYLLSGSNDCKICLWDVSAMPANKVLDPKHIYEDHGSVVEDVSWHLMNGSLFGSVGDDCKLMIWDLRTNKHEQAVVVHEKEVNYLSFNPYNEWVLATASSDTTVGLFDMRKLTAPLHVLSSHEEEVFQVEWDPNHETVLASSAGDRRLMVWDLNRIGDEQLEGDAEDGPPELLFSHGGHKAKISDFSWNKNEPWVISSVAEDNALQVWQMAESIYREDDGV encoded by the exons atggcgAATGAAGAAGAAGGCGGCAGCGGAGAAGACTATCAATTGGAAGAAGAATTTAACGTGTGGAGAAAAAACACACCTTTTTTATACGATCTAGTCATCTCTCACTCTCTTGAATGGCCATCACTCACCGTCCAATGGCTGCCGTCGCCGCCGTCGTTATACGACAACGGTTCTTTCGCCGTTCATAAATTGATACTTGGGACCCACACTTCTGATGACTGTCCTAATTTCCTGCTTGTTGCTGAAGCTCATTTGCCTGTTAATCCTTCTTCTGCACTCGAAACTAATTTGGATAATCATAGAATCCCCaag ATAGAGGTGATTCAGAAGATACATGTTGATGGAGAGGTGAATCGGGCTCGGTGTATGCCACAGATTCCGTCGATTGTTGCAGCGAAGACTAGTTCTTCTGAAGTTTATGTATTTGACTCGACAAAGCAACCTTTGGATCATGAAGGAGGTTCTTGTAACCCTGATGTTAAATTGAGGGGTCATGACAAAGAAGGGTATGGATTGTCATGGAACCCTTTTAAAGAAGGGTATCTCTTGAGTGGTTCCAATGATTGCAAGATTTGCTTGTGGGATGTGTCGGCAATGCCTGCCAATAAAGTACTTGATCCAAAACATATTTATGAG GATCATGGCAGTGTGGTTGAAGATGTTTCATGGCATTTGATGAATGGTAGTCTATTTGGATCTGTTGGGGATGATTGCAAACTAATGATTTGGGACTTGCGCACAAATAAACATGAACAAGCTGTTGTTGTTCATGAGAAAGAG GTGAATTACTTATCTTTTAATCCATATAATGAGTGGGTTCTGGCTACAGCCTCTTCAGATACCACTGTTGGTCTGTTTGACATGCGGAAGCTGACAGCACCATTGCATGTTTTAAGTAGCCATGA GGAGGAAGTATTCCAAGTTGAGTGGGATCCAAACCATGAAACCGTGCTTGCATCCTCTGCTGGTGACAGAAGGTTGATGGTTTGGGATCTAAACAG GATTGGAGATGAACAATTGGAGGGAGATGCAGAGGATGGCCCACCAGAACTCCTATTTTCTCATGGTGGTCACAAGGCCAAGATATCTGACTTCTCATGGAACAAGAACGAACCATGGGTGATATCTAGTGTGGCTGAAGACAATGCTCTACAGGTCTGGCAAATGGCTGAAAGCATTTATCGTGAAGATGATGGCGTTTGA
- the LOC122611153 gene encoding basic leucine zipper 19-like, which produces MGIEDGELEFSNQDMFLGSNVGDGLSSGSMSSFFNEIFNDTQHGCMHTHTCNPPGPDSSHTHTCYHVHTKILSATSDDDKTPTDDTAESSGKKGKKQSSGNREAVRKYREKKKARTASLEDEVVRLRAMNQQLMKRIQSQVGLESEVGRLKCLLVDIRGRIEGEIGSFPYQKQQMTNQSLVNSCNMQSTSVMHHDLGVDGCDFEDQCLGNQGLMLNECGGCEANDDFAGVNPSPGTKRKGRRSCSNI; this is translated from the exons ATGGGGATAGAAGATGGAGAACTTGAGTTCTCTAACCAAGATATGTTTTTGGGTTCCAATGTTGGTGATGGTCTAAGTAGTGGTTCCATGAGTAGTTTCTTTAATGAAATCTTCAATGACACACAGCATGGTTGTATGCATACTCACACGTGCAACCCACCCGGACCGGATTCCTCACACACTCATACATGTTACCATGTCCATACCAAGATTTTATCTGCTACGAGTGATGATGACAAGACTCCTACTGATGACACTGCCGAATCCTCAGGGAAAAAAGGCAAGAAACAATCTTCAGGGAATAGGGAAGCTGTGAGAAAGTACCGTGAAAAGAAGAAAGCACGTACCGCTTCATTAGAAGATGAAGTGGTTAGATTGAGAGCAATGAACCAGCAACTAATGAAAAGAATTCAAAGTCAAGTGGGGTTGGAATCAGAAGTTGGGAGACTCAAGTGTTTGCTGGTGGACATTAGAGGGAGAATCGAAGGAGAAATCGGCTCATTTCCTTATCAGAAGCAACAAATGACTAACCAGAGCCTTGTTAATTCTTGTAATATGCAGAGCACGTCAGTGATGCACCATGATTTGGGTGTCGATGGTTGTGACTTTGAGGATCAGTGTCTGGGCAACCAAGGTTTAATGCTCAATGAGTGTGGAGGATGTGAAGCTAACGATGATTTTGCAGGTGTCAATCCATCTCCTGGAACTAAGAGAAAAG GGAGGCGTTCATGTAGCAACATCTAG